Below is a genomic region from Bradyrhizobium sp. 1(2017).
GGGTCGGGATGGCGACGCCGATCGTCAACACCGCCGCCATTGTCGCCGCAGGCAGGCTGGCGATGAGAACGGCGGCGTAGAGCGCGACCTCGAAGAAGGCATATTCCTTCACTCTGGGCGCGCAGAGATAGAGCGCGTACATCGTGAGCACGGTGATGCGCATCGCGGCGTCAGGATGATTCATCAGCCAGTCGTCGAGCGCCCGCAGCGGCGCGGCCTTGCCGAAAAAGCGCTGCGCGCCGACCGTGCGCCACACCGCGATGGCGAGCGGCGCCAGCACCAGGGCGATCGCGATCAAGCCATAGAGCACGGCGACGATCGGCTTGCTGCCGGCGAGCCCGACACGATCGGCAAGCGTGAGCGAAAGGAAGAGCAGCGAGGGGTTGACCTCGTTGCCCGGCGCATGCTGTCCGGGGATCTGGCCGAAGATCGCGCTCAGCCAGCTCTTCGACAGCTCCGGATAGAACACAAGCGAGACCAGGATCGGCAGCGCGAACATGGCGGCCGCCACCGCGATCAGGAGAAGCTTGCGACGGCGCGGCTGCGGCAGGAAGTAGAGCGCGGCGAGGACCGGAAAGAACACCAGCTTGAACGAGGTAACGAGGCCGAGCACGGCCGCACCGGCAAGCTGCGGCGCTAGGCTTGCCGATTGCGCGGGACGCAGCAGCAGGGCCAGCGAAGCGGCGGTCAACAGGCCGCTCAGGATCGCGAAATTCCCGGTCGCCATGATCCATTCGAAGCCGAGCAAGCCGCCCAGCGCGAACACCACCCGCAACGCGACATCCTGCAAGCCCGAACGACCGAGACCGGGCAGCAGCAGCGCACAGAGCAGCGCCAGGACGAGATAGATCGGCTTGTAATGCGCAACCAGAAAGCCGCCGGCACAGAGCGGCCGGAACGCATCGAGGGTGACGGGAAGATAGGGGTAGGACAGCTTGGTGTCCTTCAGGTTCTTGACGAAGTAGGGATCGAGCCCCTCGCTATGCGCATCCACGGCCGCGCAGTTCACGCGCGCGTCCCAGCCGAACGTCTCGTCCATGCCAAGGTCGATCGCGACGGCGGTGGCGACCAGGATGGCCAGAGCCAGGATGAGGCGGGTCATCCAGCTTTTTCCCGAAGCAGCAGCGGCCATGCTCCGCCCCTCTCCGGCATCCGCGGATGCGGCGACATCGGTCATGATTGCGCGCCTTTCAGCTCGAGGCGGTTCGGCTGGTCGCGAAAATCGAGCAACAGGATCCAGAAGCAAATCAGCGACACGAAGAGGAGAATGAAGCTCCCCTCGAGCGGGGTCCCCACCAGCGAGATCAGCGCCGGCGCGAGCAGGCCGACGGAAAGACAGACGGCGAGCGCGATGGCCGGAAGGTCGACGACGAGGATGGCGGCATAAAGCGCGAGCTCGAAGAAGGCATATTCCTTCAGACGCGGCGAGCTGAGATAGAGCGCGAACATGGCCAGCACCGTGACGCGCATGGCCGTGCGGGGATGCTCCATCAGCCAGCAGTCCAGCCGCATCAGAAGCGATCCCCCTTCCCGCGCGGGCCGGCTTGCGGCCACTCGCACAACGGACAGGGCGAACGGCACCAGCACGAGCACGAGTGCCGCGACCGCATAGGTCGCAAACAGCGCCGGCTTGCTGTCGCCGAGCCCGGCATGGACCATGAGGTCGCGTGCCAGCAGCAGCAGCGATGGATTGATCTCGACGAGGTCGACGGCGTGCTGGTTCGGGATCTGCCCCGCAATCGCAAGCAGCCAGCTCGCGAACAGATCGGGATACAGCAGCCGCGACATCAGGACCGGCAAGGCGAAGCCGACCGCCGCCACGGCGATCAGCGCCAGCTTGCGCCAGCGCGGCAGCGGCAGGAAGTAGAGCGCCGCCAGCACGGGGCAGAACACCAGCTTGAACGAGGTCACGAGGCCGAACAGCGCAGCGCCGGCAAGACGCCAGGAAAAGCTCGCATCGTCTCCAGGGGAGACCGGACGAAGCAGCAGCGACAACGCGATCGCGGTCACGAGGCCGCTCAGGATCGCGAAATTTCCCGACGCCTGCACCCATTCGAAACCGACGAACGCGCCGAGCGCGCAGAGCACCCTCAGCGCAATGTCGCGCGCGCTCGGGCCGGTTCGGCCGAGCCCTGGCAAGAGCAGGCCGCAGAGCACGGCGACGACGAGAAAGATGCTTCTGTAGTGATCGACCAGAAATCCGCCCGCGCACAGGGGGCGGAACACGTCCAGCGTCACCGGCAGATAGGGATAAGAGAGTCTGGTGCCCTTCAGGTTCTTGACGAAATAGGGATCGAGTCCCTCGGCATGTGCATCGACCGCCGCGCAATTGACCCGGACGTCCCAGCCATATTTCACGTCGAGCCTGGCGTCGTTGACGAGGTTGCCGAGCACCAGCAGCGCCGTCAGCGCGATCAGGCAGACGAGCCAGATGTTCCGCCGGCCCGCCGTGCCGGCTGCGGGCTCCAACCATCGTGCTGTACCGGACATGTCGGACACAGGCGGATACCTTGCTTGGCTTGGGTTTCGCTCGGCGCCGCTGCGGCAGCGGAGCCCATCTCAGCCGCACTGTGGGGAGGATGGGTTTCGGTTTCATCCTGCCGGACCGACCGGCTGCGCCGGGGCGCGATCTTTAGGAAGGGATGGTGAATCGCTGGTTTCCGGCCAGTGGGGATTGCACGATCCCTGAGACCCCGGCCGGCAGGAAAAGGGGTTCCTCACCAATTCTTGTTCGTCCCGGGCCTGCCTGACAGCCATCCCGAAACATGGGTTGTGCAACGCAGCATAGACTTGGATAAAGCCTCCGCATTTCAGAGGTGAGCTGCTTGTCCGACGTCAATGCCGACGATTGGGTGTCCTCCGGGCACCGTCCCATGGGTTTTCCAGAATTTGTTATCGTGATCGCGTCCATCATGGCGCTGAATCCGCTTGCGATGGACATGATGCTGCCGGCGCTGCCCAACATCGGCACCGCCTTCAATATTCCGGTCGCCAACCATCTCCAGCTGGTGCTGTCGACCTTCTTGGTCGGCTTCGGCGCAGGCCAGTTCGTCATGGGCCCGTTGTCGGACCGCTACGGCCGCCGTCCGGTGCTGCTCGGCGGCATGGCGGTGTACGCGGTAGCGAGCGTGCTGGCGGTCGCGGCGCCTTCGTTCGAGACGCTGCTGCTGGCGCGCGCGCTGCAAGGGCTCGGCACCGCGGCGACACGCGTGATTGCGACCTCGATCGTGCGCGACTGCTATGTCGGCCGCCGCATGGCGAGCGTGATGTCGCTCGCGATGATGGTGTTCATCGCCGTGCCCGTGATCGCCCCCTCGTTCGGACAGGCGGTGCTGCTGGTGACCGCGTGGCGCGGCATCTTCGTCGTGCTGATGCTTTACGGCCTGCTCGCGCTCGCATGGTGCGTGCTGCGGCTGCCTGAAACCCTGCCCGAATCCGAGCGCAGATCGCTGGCACCGGCCGCGGTGCTGTCGGCCTTCCGGCAGACCGTGACCAATCGCCAGACGATCGGTTATGCCACGGCTGCCGGCAGCGTCATCGGCGCGCTGTTCGCGTACGTCTTCTGCGCCCAGCAGGTCTTCACCGGCATCTATCATCTCGGCCATTACTTCCCGCTCGCCTTCGCGGCGATCGCGGCCGGCACCGCCATCGCCGGCTTCCTCAATGCAAGGCTGGTCGGACGGCTCGGCATGCGCGTGATCTCGCACGGGGCGCTGGCGCTCTACACTGCGGTCGCCGGCGTGATGCTGCTGACCGAAATCCTCGGCGTGCTGCCGCTGTCCCTGTTCATGGTGCTGTCTGCGCTGATGATGTTCTCGTTCGGCATGATGGTCGCCAACTTCACCGCGCTCGCCATGGAGCCGCAGGGCCGCATCGCCGGCACCGCCTCCTCGCTCTACGGCTCGATCACGACGCTGATCGGGATCGTGGTCGGCATGGCGATCGGCCAGAGCTTCGACGGCACGCTGCTGCCGTTCTCGGTCGGATTCTTCCTGTCGACGATCGCCGCGCTCGCGATCGTGCTGGTGGTGGAAAAGGGGCGGCTATTCAGGCCGCATCATCGTCCCATCGGCTAAAGCGCGATGAGATCGGGATGAAATCGTCATCGCGCTCGAGCTTATTGTTTGAGCATGATGATTTCGGCAAACAGCCGCGCACTTTTTCGGACCGTGTTCCAGGAACCTCTCGCCCCTGTTGATGTTGTACTGCAGCAATTCAGAGGATTGGCGAGATGGAACAAGACAATAGACCGGATCAGCCCGCGTGGGAGGTCGAACGGCCAGCTTCAGCGCAACGTTCGTCCGGTGAGCGGCCGGACACCAGCCTGCCATTCGCGAGCGAAGGGCTCGAGCAGTTGCGCGACAGCCACTGCTAGGCCAGGTCGACCAGAGACGGCTTCATAAAAAACGGCGCCGCGGTGAACTCGCGGCGCCGTTCGTTTTTCACACGCAGGCGTTCCGCCTACTCCGTCTTGTCCATGTTCCAGAACACGGGCGTCGCGGGACCGTCGAGCACGCCGCTCAACGATGTGCGCCAGCCGCTCGGTCCGAGATACTGCCCCAGCGGAATGTAGATCACTTGCTCATAGGCTTGCTTCTGGATGTCGGCGGCGATCTTCTTCTGCTCGTCGATCGAGGACGCGCGGACGAAGGCATCCTTGAGCTGCTCGATCTTGGCGTCTTCCGCCCAGCCGAACCAACCCTTCTTGCCCTGGCCGCCGATCGAGAGATTGGCGATCGGGTTGGAGACGTCGGCCGCGACCCAGTTGGTGAAGAACATGTTCCAGCCGCCTTCCTTCGGCGGCTTCTGGCTGGCACGGCGGCTCACCACCGTCTGCCAATCGGTCGCCTGCAGGTCGACCTTGAAGCCGGCCTCGCGCAGCAGCTGGGCCGCAACGATCGGCTGCGCCTTGAGTGTCGTGACGTCGCCCGGCGCCATGATGACGATGGGTGTTCCGTCGTAACCGGACTCGGCAAGCGCCTTCTTGGCTTGCGCCATGCCATTGCCCTTGACCAGGGTTTCGGCGCCGACGTCAGTCTCGAGCGGCGTATCGCACACGAAGAAGGCGCCGCAGATCTTCTGATATTTGGCATTGCCGACCAGCGCGTCGAGAACGTCCTTCTGGTTCATGGCCAGGAAGGCAGCACGGCGCACCTTGACGTTGTCAAACGGCGGATGAAGGAAGTTCATCCGGCCTAGCGTCTGGAAGCCGAACTTGTTCAAGACCTCGATCTTGATCTCTTTGTTCGGCTCCAGCACCGGCAGCATGTCGTAAGGCAAGTTTTCCATGAAGTCGATGTCGCCCGACTGCAACGCGTTCACCGCGGTCTGCGAGTCCGGCATGGTGATCCACTCGACGCGATCGACCTTCACGACCTTGCCGCCCGAGGTCCAGCTCGCGGGCTCCTTGCGCGGCACGTAGTCGGTGTTCTTGACGTAGACCGCCTTCACGCCCGGCTGGAATTCCGACGCCACGAACTTGAAGGGACCCGAGCCGATCTGCTCCGGAATCTGCTTGTCCGGCGGCGTCTCAGCGAGGCGCTTGGGCATCATGAAGGCGACGCGCGAAGATGGTTTTCCGATGGAGTCCAGCACGAGGCCGTAGGGCTCCTTCAGCTTCAGCGTGATGGTCTTGGGGTCGGTCGCCTCGATGCTCGCGGTGAAGTCCATGAGCTTCTGGCCCATGCCGTCGACAGCGGCCCAGCGCTTGAGCGAAGCGACGCAGTCTTCCGCCGTCACCGGCGCACCGTCGTGCCACTTCAGGCCGTCGCGCAGCGTGAAGGTGTAGGTGAGCTTGTCATCGGAGATCTTCCAGTCCGCCATCTGCGGCTGGATCTTGAAGTTGGAATCGGTGGCGACCAGCGTGTCGTAGACCATGTAGCCATGGTCACGCGTGATGTAGGCCGTGGTGAAGATCGGATCGATGATGCGCAGGTCCGAATGCAGCACCGCCGTGATGGTCTTGCCGGCGGCAAACACCGGCGAGGCCATCGCTGCGGACAGCGCGACGACCGACAGCGCAAGTTTGGAGGCGAACGCGCGAGGCCTCCGGCGCAAGAAGTTGAACATGGAAAGTTTCTCCTGACGTGAAACTGTTCAAAGGCAGATTATTGGTTGAGCATCCG
It encodes:
- a CDS encoding ABC transporter substrate-binding protein, giving the protein MFNFLRRRPRAFASKLALSVVALSAAMASPVFAAGKTITAVLHSDLRIIDPIFTTAYITRDHGYMVYDTLVATDSNFKIQPQMADWKISDDKLTYTFTLRDGLKWHDGAPVTAEDCVASLKRWAAVDGMGQKLMDFTASIEATDPKTITLKLKEPYGLVLDSIGKPSSRVAFMMPKRLAETPPDKQIPEQIGSGPFKFVASEFQPGVKAVYVKNTDYVPRKEPASWTSGGKVVKVDRVEWITMPDSQTAVNALQSGDIDFMENLPYDMLPVLEPNKEIKIEVLNKFGFQTLGRMNFLHPPFDNVKVRRAAFLAMNQKDVLDALVGNAKYQKICGAFFVCDTPLETDVGAETLVKGNGMAQAKKALAESGYDGTPIVIMAPGDVTTLKAQPIVAAQLLREAGFKVDLQATDWQTVVSRRASQKPPKEGGWNMFFTNWVAADVSNPIANLSIGGQGKKGWFGWAEDAKIEQLKDAFVRASSIDEQKKIAADIQKQAYEQVIYIPLGQYLGPSGWRTSLSGVLDGPATPVFWNMDKTE
- a CDS encoding multidrug effflux MFS transporter, with protein sequence MSDVNADDWVSSGHRPMGFPEFVIVIASIMALNPLAMDMMLPALPNIGTAFNIPVANHLQLVLSTFLVGFGAGQFVMGPLSDRYGRRPVLLGGMAVYAVASVLAVAAPSFETLLLARALQGLGTAATRVIATSIVRDCYVGRRMASVMSLAMMVFIAVPVIAPSFGQAVLLVTAWRGIFVVLMLYGLLALAWCVLRLPETLPESERRSLAPAAVLSAFRQTVTNRQTIGYATAAGSVIGALFAYVFCAQQVFTGIYHLGHYFPLAFAAIAAGTAIAGFLNARLVGRLGMRVISHGALALYTAVAGVMLLTEILGVLPLSLFMVLSALMMFSFGMMVANFTALAMEPQGRIAGTASSLYGSITTLIGIVVGMAIGQSFDGTLLPFSVGFFLSTIAALAIVLVVEKGRLFRPHHRPIG
- a CDS encoding glycosyltransferase 87 family protein codes for the protein MTRLILALAILVATAVAIDLGMDETFGWDARVNCAAVDAHSEGLDPYFVKNLKDTKLSYPYLPVTLDAFRPLCAGGFLVAHYKPIYLVLALLCALLLPGLGRSGLQDVALRVVFALGGLLGFEWIMATGNFAILSGLLTAASLALLLRPAQSASLAPQLAGAAVLGLVTSFKLVFFPVLAALYFLPQPRRRKLLLIAVAAAMFALPILVSLVFYPELSKSWLSAIFGQIPGQHAPGNEVNPSLLFLSLTLADRVGLAGSKPIVAVLYGLIAIALVLAPLAIAVWRTVGAQRFFGKAAPLRALDDWLMNHPDAAMRITVLTMYALYLCAPRVKEYAFFEVALYAAVLIASLPAATMAAVLTIGVAIPTLASVMGIAFMGGFGQLTIALICFWLMLPRQASEEVVPRGPIRARPVAGCRG